The Methanobrevibacter sp. V74 genome includes the window ACTTGAGAGTTAGGGTTACTTTGAGAACCAATATCAGATTCTAAGTCCTCTGCAGCCCCCCCAATAGTAGCAACTGCACCCATTAATGCAACTACACCTAATGTTACAGGGTCCATAATTTTTTTCCTCCATATTTTATTATTAAATTGATCATTTAATAAACGTGAAATAAACTTGATTTTTGTTCCATACAAAAATCATCTAAACTTGCAATAAATGTCAACTAATTATTGCTTAATACATATTTTTTTAAATTATTAATATAAAAGCTTTGCTAAACTAATTTAGGCATGCTTAAATTTTTATTAAGGGTTAGATAGGTGAAAAATCACCTATCCATGTATTTAACTAGCTATTTTGCTGGAGTAATAGCAGTTCTTTCACCAGCTGGTTCGAATTCTCTTAATGCTCCTTTAGCAAATTCAGAACGAACTTTACTGAAGTCGAATGCTAAGTTTTTGTCAGCAAATGCTATTTTAATTAATGGGTTGAAAGCCCAAGCGTCTCCACGAGCTGCGTGAGGAGCTTGTGATATACCAGCATATTCACCTTGGTGACCTACATTCATTGCGTAGTTAGGATAGTTTGGCCCTCTCATTTCAAGTGGCAATCCTTCATCGTTTCTGATGGAGAATACGTTAGCTGCACCACATTGATCTTGTAAATCGAAACCATAGAATCCTAATCTGGAATGTTGTTCTTTGTGCAAGTACATGGACAAGTACCATGCACTCAAACCAGTTTGAGCATTACCAGTAGCGAATGCAGTGGAACAGCCAGCTGCTGCTGAAATAACTGAAGATCTTTGAGATCCGCCAAAGTGAGTTTCGAGTAATGCCGGATATTCTTCATATTGTTCTAATGCGTAGAATGCTACTTCAGTACCTACATCAAGTACAGTATCCATGTTGTTAGGTGCTGCACATAACTCTCCATATTTATCTTCGACATAATCTTTACCATAATAAGTAAAGTCATCTAATACATTATCAGTATATGCTGCAGTAGCATATTGAGTGAATCCTACACCACCAGACATGTAAGAACCTAACCAAATTTGGTCGTATAAAGCAGCACCTAAAGCTACTACTTCTAAGGAAGTTCTTACTGGGTCGTCAGAGTAAACTCTGGAACCTTGACAAATATCAGCCATGAATCCGAATGGAACTCCACCAAGTTCATTTTCTGCTCTTGCTCTTCTTACAGGTAAGTAAGTACCCATGTGAACAACTTCTGCGTGTTTAGATGCGTAAGCGAAGTCACCAGTAGCTCCTTCACCAGCACATTGGTTGTATGCAGAAATCATTGACATACCGATTTGCATAGCAGACCATCTGGAAGTAGTACCTCCATCACAAACTCTTCCTACGATAGAAGGAATTCTTACAGCTTGCCATACAGCTCCACCTACTTCAGCTTTTAAAGCTTCAGCTTGTTCTTCTGGGAACTCTTTGTTAATATCTAAAACAAATGCGGAATCTATTTCATCAGCTAATTCATCATCACCAGTAAATACTTTTACATAGGAATCTTGAACTACTAATGGATCAGTTTCCACCATGTGTTCTTGAACTACTGCTGCACCAGGCATAGCATGGTTAACAATTTCTAAGTAGTTTGTAATAGTTTCAGGAGTTACTTCAATACCTAATCTTTTTTCAAGAACATTATGAGCAGTGTTTAAACCTACAATTACAGTTCTTCTAATGTCATCCCAAGCTTGTTGGATAGCTGCGTTGTTTATGAAATGTAAATCATCACCTTCAACGAAGGTATCAGTAGTGGATAATTGGTAAGACATTAAAGCTCTTTGACCTAAAGGAGTACCAATGTCTGGATTGTACATTGGAATTCCTCTTTTTTCAGCGATTTCTTTACCTTCATTTACAAATGCAGTTTTTCTTTCAGATTGAGTCCAACCACCCATATTATAGAATTGAGTAGTTTTTTCAGTTGGATCTTCACTGAATTTTTGTTTCATTGCATCTAAGAATTTTTTATCAGCCATGTTAATTACCATCCTGCGTTTGGATCAAATGCACCAAAGGATCTGGAAACGTGAATGTTTTGACAAACTTTAACAGCTTCTACATCCTCTTTGTATGCTTCACCATCTATTCTGTAAATAGTGGTTTTTCCTTTTAATGTTTCTTCATCTAATGGTTCCCCTAAGACAACAGGTTCATCCAATT containing:
- the mcrA gene encoding coenzyme-B sulfoethylthiotransferase subunit alpha; its protein translation is MADKKFLDAMKQKFSEDPTEKTTQFYNMGGWTQSERKTAFVNEGKEIAEKRGIPMYNPDIGTPLGQRALMSYQLSTTDTFVEGDDLHFINNAAIQQAWDDIRRTVIVGLNTAHNVLEKRLGIEVTPETITNYLEIVNHAMPGAAVVQEHMVETDPLVVQDSYVKVFTGDDELADEIDSAFVLDINKEFPEEQAEALKAEVGGAVWQAVRIPSIVGRVCDGGTTSRWSAMQIGMSMISAYNQCAGEGATGDFAYASKHAEVVHMGTYLPVRRARAENELGGVPFGFMADICQGSRVYSDDPVRTSLEVVALGAALYDQIWLGSYMSGGVGFTQYATAAYTDNVLDDFTYYGKDYVEDKYGELCAAPNNMDTVLDVGTEVAFYALEQYEEYPALLETHFGGSQRSSVISAAAGCSTAFATGNAQTGLSAWYLSMYLHKEQHSRLGFYGFDLQDQCGAANVFSIRNDEGLPLEMRGPNYPNYAMNVGHQGEYAGISQAPHAARGDAWAFNPLIKIAFADKNLAFDFSKVRSEFAKGALREFEPAGERTAITPAK